One region of Purpureocillium takamizusanense chromosome 4, complete sequence genomic DNA includes:
- a CDS encoding uncharacterized protein (EggNog:ENOG503P0N6), giving the protein MDRLDGILLVPPDRSQILGRASWKSRYVVVGKRNPNARDRQGSSTYVQGVTTGRIPTSMPKPLPKIPSSDEYCILVYKSKDDSEPIQQWPASCVTDCQVQHVTNRKQSPAQPTLVITISDKERRRRSSRAAGFIANNKEAGTTTLWFRVPSEDRRPGLHDWARFIQAKKDAPATESPSSPIFTSPFSTRSHDNSDHAFRSGSENRGLQHKSSTATYSTGPRDCPPTFSSESPSLRSKRSDISSPSSNAYGPQKIPYAIPGQHYTTVLPTDIGPSTPHGDYRGELIEGWTSAQGRTSTMSSPTRTRDSISSQVHHPQLYDASLPPAPGETILDRAFQLGHIPGAETYIPGQEKLSSIARFDALMREKEQRRKQEEAAANAEQAAMRSTFEEDDSDAEVDPHDSSDSDSENEGPSQDMDHFIQAPLMSPGAQRALAYIAGRHDPVRNSTSHRPSMSRAHVSFHADSVRSSTATPVPPSRPHTAHAKSRPNNGRTQSTPQLAAPSTATLDAPPTVSKSKPSATPDPHQPPSGDGRLSSSSAKRLSFTEFTKRLSSTSSLLLVQTNASVGSSRGSSEIEPQPPSAGRTSLTIRGGASLSKPLPPRPDGQDRRCGWRGSVGVVAPEGGFL; this is encoded by the exons atggaccgcctcgacggcatcctcctGGTCCCCCCAGACCGGAGCCAGATCCTTGGCCGGGCGTCATGGAAG TCTCGCTACGTCGTTGTCGGCAAACGGAACCCTAACGCCAGGGACCGCCAAGGCAGTTCAACCTACGTTCAAGGCGTTACCACAGGGAGGATTccgacgtcgatgcccaAGCCCCTCCCCAAAATCCCGTCATCGGACGAATACTGTATACTCGTCTACAAATCCAAG GACGACTCTGAGCCAATCCAACAATGGCCGGCCAGCTGCGTCACCGACTGCCAAGTCCAGCACGTTACCAACCGAAAACAGAGCCCCGCTCAGCCGACtctcgtcatcaccatctcTGACAAGGAGCGCCGACGCAGATCAAGCCGGGCAGCTGGCTTCATAGCGAACAACAAAGAGGCAGGCACCACGACGCTCTGGTTCCGTGTCCCCTCGGAAGatcgccgcccaggcctCCACGATTGGGCGCGCTTCATACAGGCCAAAAAGGATGCTCCAGCCACTGAAagcccatcgtcgcccatcTTCACCAGCCCCTTCTCAACCAGGTCGCACGACAACTCGGACCATGCCTTTCGCTCGGGGAGCGAAAATCGCGGGCTTCAGCACaagagctcgacggcaacaTACTCCACCGGCCCGCGGGACTGTCCTCCCACTTTCAGTTCCGAGTCGCCGAGCTTGCGATCGAAGCGCAGCGATATATCCTCCCCGTCTAGCAATGCCTACGGGCCGCAGAAGATCCCGTATGCCATCCCTGGGCAGCATTACACCACCGTTCTCCCTACAGACATTGGCCCGTCCACCCCGCATGGTGACTACCGCGGCGAACTGATCGAGGGCTGGACGTCAGCCCAAGGAAGGACCTCGACCATGAGCTCCCCAACACGGACTCGAGATAGCATTAGTTCTCAAGTTCATCACCCCCAGCTCTATGATGCTTCACTGCCACCTGCCCCGGGCGAGACCATCCTCGATCGGGCATTTCAGTTGGGACACATACCAGGCGCCGAGACGTATATTCCAGGGCAGGAAAAGCTCAGCTCCATCGCCAGATTCGACGCGCTCATGCGCGAGAAAGAGCAGCGCCGAaagcaggaggaggctgctgccAACGCAGAGCAGGCAGCGATGCGCAGCACATTCGAAGAAGACGACAGCGATGCCGAGGTGGATCCCCACGACTCGTCCGACTCGGACTCTGAGAACGAGGGGCCGTCCCAGGACATGGATCATTTCATTCAGGCACCTCTAATGTCACCTGGCGCGCAACGCGCACTAGCGTACATCGCCGGTCGGCATGACCCCGTTCGCAACTCGACTTCGCACCGCCCGAGCATGTCGCGGGCCCACGTCAGCTTCCACGCTGACTCCGTGCGGTCATCCACGGCGACCCCAGTaccgccctcccgcccgcaCACTGCGCATGCTAAGTCGCGACCGAATAACGGGCGCACCCAGAGCACACCCCAACTCGCCGCCCCTTCCACAGCGACACTTGACGCTCCCCCGACCGTGAGCAAAAGCAAGCCCTCGGCAACCCCCGATCCGCACCAGCCCCCCAGCGGAGACGGTCGTCTttccagctccagcgcgaAAAGGTTGAGTTTCACCGAGTTCACAAAACGGCtctccagcaccagcagcttACTGCTCGTCCAGACGAATGCCAGCGTAGGAagcagccgcggcagcagcgagatCGAGCCTcagccgccctcggcgggcCGCACGAGCTTGACGATtcgtggcggcgcgtcccTCTCCAAGCCACTACCGCCGAGGCCGGACGGCCAGGATAGGCGATGTGGGTGGCGAGGCAGCGTCGGTGTTGTGGCACCAGAGGGTGGGTTTTTATGA
- a CDS encoding uncharacterized protein (EggNog:ENOG503P0N6): protein MDRLDGILLVPPDRSQILGRASWKSRYVVVGKRNPNARDRQGSSTYVQGVTTGRIPTSMPKPLPKIPSSDEYCILVYKSKDDSEPIQQWPASCVTDCQVQHVTNRKQSPAQPTLVITISDKERRRRSSRAAGFIANNKEAGTTTLWFRVPSEDRRPGLHDWARFIQAKKDAPATESPSSPIFTSPFSTRSHDNSDHAFRSGSENRGLQHKSSTATYSTGPRDCPPTFSSESPSLRSKRSDISSPSSNAYGPQKIPYAIPGQHYTTVLPTDIGPSTPHGDYRGELIEGWTSAQGRTSTMSSPTRTRDSISSQVHHPQLYDASLPPAPGETILDRAFQLGHIPGAETYIPGQEKLSSIARFDALMREKEQRRKQEEAAANAEQAAMRSTFEEDDSDAEVDPHDSSDSDSENEGPSQDMDHFIQAPLMSPGAQRALAYIAGRHDPVRNSTSHRPSMSRAHVSFHADSVRSSTATPVPPSRPHTAHAKSRPNNGRTQSTPQLAAPSTATLDAPPTVSKSKPSATPDPHQPPSGDGRLSSSSAKRRMPA from the exons atggaccgcctcgacggcatcctcctGGTCCCCCCAGACCGGAGCCAGATCCTTGGCCGGGCGTCATGGAAG TCTCGCTACGTCGTTGTCGGCAAACGGAACCCTAACGCCAGGGACCGCCAAGGCAGTTCAACCTACGTTCAAGGCGTTACCACAGGGAGGATTccgacgtcgatgcccaAGCCCCTCCCCAAAATCCCGTCATCGGACGAATACTGTATACTCGTCTACAAATCCAAG GACGACTCTGAGCCAATCCAACAATGGCCGGCCAGCTGCGTCACCGACTGCCAAGTCCAGCACGTTACCAACCGAAAACAGAGCCCCGCTCAGCCGACtctcgtcatcaccatctcTGACAAGGAGCGCCGACGCAGATCAAGCCGGGCAGCTGGCTTCATAGCGAACAACAAAGAGGCAGGCACCACGACGCTCTGGTTCCGTGTCCCCTCGGAAGatcgccgcccaggcctCCACGATTGGGCGCGCTTCATACAGGCCAAAAAGGATGCTCCAGCCACTGAAagcccatcgtcgcccatcTTCACCAGCCCCTTCTCAACCAGGTCGCACGACAACTCGGACCATGCCTTTCGCTCGGGGAGCGAAAATCGCGGGCTTCAGCACaagagctcgacggcaacaTACTCCACCGGCCCGCGGGACTGTCCTCCCACTTTCAGTTCCGAGTCGCCGAGCTTGCGATCGAAGCGCAGCGATATATCCTCCCCGTCTAGCAATGCCTACGGGCCGCAGAAGATCCCGTATGCCATCCCTGGGCAGCATTACACCACCGTTCTCCCTACAGACATTGGCCCGTCCACCCCGCATGGTGACTACCGCGGCGAACTGATCGAGGGCTGGACGTCAGCCCAAGGAAGGACCTCGACCATGAGCTCCCCAACACGGACTCGAGATAGCATTAGTTCTCAAGTTCATCACCCCCAGCTCTATGATGCTTCACTGCCACCTGCCCCGGGCGAGACCATCCTCGATCGGGCATTTCAGTTGGGACACATACCAGGCGCCGAGACGTATATTCCAGGGCAGGAAAAGCTCAGCTCCATCGCCAGATTCGACGCGCTCATGCGCGAGAAAGAGCAGCGCCGAaagcaggaggaggctgctgccAACGCAGAGCAGGCAGCGATGCGCAGCACATTCGAAGAAGACGACAGCGATGCCGAGGTGGATCCCCACGACTCGTCCGACTCGGACTCTGAGAACGAGGGGCCGTCCCAGGACATGGATCATTTCATTCAGGCACCTCTAATGTCACCTGGCGCGCAACGCGCACTAGCGTACATCGCCGGTCGGCATGACCCCGTTCGCAACTCGACTTCGCACCGCCCGAGCATGTCGCGGGCCCACGTCAGCTTCCACGCTGACTCCGTGCGGTCATCCACGGCGACCCCAGTaccgccctcccgcccgcaCACTGCGCATGCTAAGTCGCGACCGAATAACGGGCGCACCCAGAGCACACCCCAACTCGCCGCCCCTTCCACAGCGACACTTGACGCTCCCCCGACCGTGAGCAAAAGCAAGCCCTCGGCAACCCCCGATCCGCACCAGCCCCCCAGCGGAGACGGTCGTCTttccagctccagcgcgaAAAG ACGAATGCCAGCGTAG
- the CSE1 gene encoding importin-alpha export receptor (BUSCO:EOG09260OQ8~COG:U~COG:Y~EggNog:ENOG503NVXH), with the protein MAADIGHIAQLLNATLDPTQHRKAETALKQEAVKPHYSLSLLNIVNSESLPLNTRLAAALAFKNFIRFNYVDEEGNYKLPPDEVGTIKERLIGLMISSPPTVQSQLGEAISIIADSDFWRRWDTLTQELVSRFSNTDPKINIGVLEVAHSIFARWRPLLRTDELYTEINHVINTFGQPFVQLLVTTNDIIDQNTNNKDVLQGWFEVLDLQIKIMYDMSCHDIPPIFDENLKSIATLLHKYLDYTNPVLQTDDDTEASIADTVKADICELLELFTTKYDEDWAKYCEPFITSAWNLLSTIGQETKYDTVVSKALHFLTAVASNPKHSSMFNDENVLTQIVEKVILPNVALRESDLEMFEDEPIEFIRRDLEGSDTDSRRRSATDFLRKLQENFESLVTSTVTRYITHYLTLGKSDWKAKDTAVYLYLSIAAKGAVTAAQGVKTVNPLVNVVEFFEQNIAADLMGGESVSPISRVDAIKYLYTFRSQLSKEQWKLALGPLVQNLNSSNYVVYTYAAIAVERVLFLADDAGNQMFPRVDIEPFAKDLLTHLFKLIEKETSPAKLQENEFLMRCVMRILIVIKDGATPVLENVLTHLILITNVMKQNPSNPRFYYYHFEAMGALVRYCSGTSAALFNQKLWEPFNKILAEDVSEFLPYIFQILAQFLESCPSQDVSDEYKVLLGPLLAAPLWEVRGNVPACTRLLSAVIPKAAKVIVAENQLEPVLGIFQKLLSSKKSELMSFDVLDAIIHSFEPATIDQYFGTIVQLLYTKLQGSPPETFKIRFARFYHLVGARLEAGYGADYFIKKSDQLDERAFSQVYPPFVLAETEKLAKPVDRKTAVVSLTKTLCDSQVFAQKFMKGWANSCRILLSLLANPPAVSGGLGDEIITEASVDDIGFGMTFTALNTCRPVVQDDFPEVVDVTKWVKDYMVAANARHGGAIESFIGQRLPADQQAAIAQFIR; encoded by the exons ATGGCGGCCGACATTGGTCACATTGCTCAGCTGCTCAACGCGACCCTCGACCCCACGCAGCACCGCAAAG CCGAGACCGCCCTCAAGCAGGAAGCAGTCAAGCCTCACTACTCACTCAGCCTGCTCAACATTGTCAACTCCGAATCCCTACCCCTCAATacccgccttgccgccgcacTCGCCTTCAAAAACTTCATCCGATTCAACTATGTG GACGAAGAGGGCAACTACAAACTGCCGCCAGATGAGGTCGGCACCATCAAGGAGCGCCTCATCGGCCTCATGATCTCATCGCCACCCACCGTCCAGAGCCAGCTTGGTGAGGCTATCAGCATCATTGCGGATTCGGACTTTTGGCGAAGGTGGGACACACTCACGCAG GAACTCGTCAGCCGTTTCTCCAACACCGACCCCAAAATCAACATTGGTGTGCTCGAGGTAGCGCACTCCATCTTCgctcgatggcggccgcTCCTGAGAACCGACGAGCTGTACACGGAGATCAACCACGTCATCAACACGTTTGGACAACCATTTGTTCAGCTCCTCGTG ACCACAAACGACATAATCGACCAAAACACAAACAACAAGGACGTGCTCCAGGGCTGGTTCGAGGTCCTCGATCTCCAGATCAAAATCATGTACGATATGTCGTGTCACGATATCCCGCCCATCTTCGACGAGAATCTCAAAAGCATCGCCACGCTTCTGCACAAGTATCTCGACTACACAAACCCCGTCTTGCAAACGGACGATGATACCGAGGCGAGCATAGCCGACACCGTCAAGGCTGATATATGTGAACTGCTCGAGCTGTTCACGACCAAGTACGACGAGGACTGGGCAAAGTACTGCGAACCATTCATCACGAGTGCCTGGAATCTACTGTCCACGATTGGCCAGGAAACCAAATACGACACGGTCGTCAGCAAGGCCCTCCACTTCCTCACCGCCGTTGCCTCGAATCCGAAGCACTCTAGCATGTTCAACGACGAGAACGTCCTCACACAGATCGTGGAGAAGGTCATCCTGCCCAATGTCGCACTTAGAGAGTCTGATCTGGAGATGTTTGAGGACGAGCCGATCGAGTTCATCCGTCGCGACCTGGAAGGCTCAGACACAGATTCGCGGAGAAGGTCTGCGACCGACTTCCTCCGCAAGCTTCAAGAAAACTTTGAGTCGTTGGTGACCAGCACTGTCACGAGGTACATCACCCACTACCTGACTCTGGGCAAGTCGGACTGGAAGGCGAAAGACACGGCAGTCTACCTCTACTTGTCCATCGCGGCAAAGGGAGCCGTGACGGCCGCCCAGGGTGTCAAGACTGTCAACCCGTTGGTCAATGTTGTCGAGTTCTTTGAGCAGAATATCGCTGCCGATCtgatgggcggcgagagcgtcTCGCCCATCTCGAGGGTCGATGCGATCAAGTACCTCTACACGTTCCGGAGCCAGCTGTCCAAGGAGCAGTGGAAGCTCGCGCTGGGCCCGCTGGTCCAGAACCTCAACTCGTCCAACTACGTTGTGTACACGTACGCTGCCATTGCGGTGGAACGCGTACTCTTCTTggccgatgacgccggcaACCAAATGTTCCCCCGCGTCGACATTGAGCCATTCGCCAAGGACCTGCTGACGCATCTTTTCAAGCTGATTGAGAAGGAGACGAGTCCTGCCAAGCTACAGGAGAATGAGTTCTTGATGCGCTGCGTGATGCGTATCCTGATCGTCATCAAGGATGGTGCTACGCCTGTCCTGGAGAATGTCTTGACCCATctcatcctcatcaccaaTGTGATGAAGCAGAACCCGAGCAACCCGAGGTTTTACTACTACCATTTCGAGGCGATGGGCGCTCTCGTGCGGTATTGCTCAGGCACAAGCGCTGCTCTCTTTAACCAAAAACTGTGGGAGCCATTCAACAAGATCCTGGCGGAGGACGTTTCCG AGTTCTTGCCTTACATTTTTCAAATTTTGGCCCAGTTCCTTGAATCCTGCCCCTCGCAGGATGTGTCGGACGAGTACAAAGTCCTCCTCGGTCCTCTTCTTGCGGCGCCTCTGTGGGAGGTCCGCGGCAACGTCCCTGCCTGCACCCGCCTGTTGTCGGCGGTCATtcccaaggccgccaaggtcaTTGTTGCAGAGAACCAGCTAGAGCCGGTGCTGGGTATTTTCCAGAAGCTGCTGAGCAGCAAGAAGTCGGAGCTCATGTCGTTCGATGTCCTGGATGCGATTATCCACTCTTTTGAGCC GGCAACCATCGACCAGTACTTTGGAACGATCGTGCAACTGCTCTACACGAAGCTGCAGGGATCACCTCCAGAGACGTTCAAGATCCGCTTCGCGCGTTTCTACCACCTTGTCGGCGCCAGGCTTGAGGCTGGCTATGGAGCGGATTACTTCATCAAGAAGTCGGACCAGCTTGACGAGAGAGCATTTTCTCAGGTCTACCCGCCCTTCGTGCTGGCCGAGACGGAGAAGCTTGCCAAGCCAGTGGATCGCAAGACAGCCGTGGTGTCTCTGACGAAGACGCTGTGCGACTCGCAAGTGTTTGCCCAGAAGTTCATGAAGGGCTGGGCCAACAGCTGCCGCATCCTGCTGTCCCTGCTGGCGAACCCTCCGGCCGTCTCCGGCGGACTTGGCGATGAGATCATCACCGAGGCATCGGTCGACGATATTGGCTTTGGCATGACCTTTACTGCGTTGAACACATGCAGGCCTGTGGTGCAGGACGACTTCCCAGAAGTTGTCGACGTGACCAAATGGGTCAAGGACTacatggtggcggccaacgcgcggcacggcggagCCATCGAGAGTTTCAtcggccagcggctgccTGCCGACCAGCAGGCGGCGATTGCGCAGTTTATTCGCTGA
- a CDS encoding uncharacterized protein (EggNog:ENOG503NX3D~BUSCO:EOG0926312D~COG:S): MLADGTPPGQSNGDAAARSNGSVAASGQPGVMNGTRKAARATNGSSSSRADKSAVERSSTYFGHNREEVTRILIQALSDMGYQAAAESVSQDSGYDLESSTVAAFRSAVLGGSWPEAEKLLTGATVADSCAGQGNGLVLSPGSDRNLMKCWLRQQKFLELLEQRDTGRALTVLRGELTPLYQDTGKLHFLSSLLMCRSTEDLKAKANWDGAQGQSRRQLLSELSRCISPSVMLPENRLAVLLEQVKQKQIDTCLYHTAASSPSLYSDHFCDRRNFPSEVALELADLGEIWQVQFSHDGSKLATGGMREGVTIWDTKTFTQLHSLLGHEKGVGNISWSPDDAFIVTCSQDKYARLWDAKDGSLLKKIRKFDEPVSGCVWAADSASFVLATLDKSHSICSFNVHDEQMSDWDKKHRVQDICGSPDGRWLVAVDDKDSIHVYNAVTRELEYDLDLGARPTSVSVSQDSRHLLVNRQDCEAQLIDLVSRNSVQKFLGHTGGHFLIRSAFGGANESFVVSGSEDGNILIWHKTTGAAVERLPGHLPRCNAVAWNPADPCMLASCGDDGTVKIWTSKTRAFELRSRHPKSSNGWRGSVDDI; this comes from the exons ATGTTGGCCGACGGTACCCCGCCAGGCCAGTccaacggcgatgccgcggcTCGGTCCAACGGTTCCGTTGCCGCCTCGGGCCAGCCGGGCGTCATGAACGGCACTCGGAAGGCAGCCCGTGCCACGAacggctcgtcgtccagcagAGCCGACAAATCTGCGGTAGAACGCTCCTCGACCTACTTTGGCCACAATCGCGAAGAGGTCACAAGGATATTGATACAGGCATTGTCAGACATGGGCTATCAAGCCGCAGCGGAGAGCGTCAGCCAAGACAGCGGCTACGACTTGGAGAGCAGCACGGTAGCGGCCTTTCGCTCAGCCGTGCTCGGCGGATCCTGGCCTGAAGCAGAGAAGCTCCTGACTGGCGCGACCGTTGCAGACTCCTGCGCCGGTCAAGGCAACGGGCTAGTCCTTTCCCCGGGATCGGATCGGAACCTCATGAAATGCTGGCTACGGCAGCAAAAATTTCTGGAGCTTCTCGAGCAGCGTGACACGGGCCGCGCCCTCACGGTTCTGCGTGGGGAGCTGACGCCTCTATATCAGGACACTGGCAAGCTTCATTTTCTTTCGAGCTTGTTGATGTGCCGCTCAACCGAGGAtctcaaggccaaggccaactGGGACGGAGCTCAAGGGCAATCCCGGAGGCAGTTGCTCTCGGAGCTTTCCC GGTGTATTTCCCCGTCAGTCATGCTGCCCGAGAACCGCTTGGCCGTTCTCTTGGAGCAGGTGAAGCAGAAGCAGATTGACACTTGTCTGTACCACACAGCagcgtcatcgccatctcTCTATTCCGATCACTTCTGCGATAGACGCAATTTCCCCAGCGAAGTAGCCCTGGAGTTAGCCGACCTCGGCGAGATTTGGCAAGTACAATTTTCGCACGACGGTTCGAAATTGGCTACCGGGGGGATGCGGGAAGGAGTCACCATCTGGGACACCAAGACTTTCACCCAGTTGCATTCTCTGTTGGGCCACGAAAAGGGTGTAGGTAACATATCGTGGAGCCCTGATGATGCTTTCATCGTGACTTGCTCGCAAGACAAATATGCAAGACTATGGGATGCCAAG GATGGTTCTCTTCTCAAGAAGATTAGGAAGTTCGACGAGCCAGTCAGCGGCTGCGTGTGGGCAGCGGACAGCGCCTCGTTCGTTCTGGCCACCCTCGACAAGAGCCACAGCATCTGCAGCTTCAACGTTCACGACGAACAGATGTCTGACTGGGACAAGAAACATCGCGTCCAGGACATCTGCGGATCCCCTGACGGTCGCTGGCTAGTGGCCGTGGATGATAAAGACAGTATCCACGTTTACAACGCCGTgacgcgcgagctcgagtaCGACCTGGACCTtggggcgaggccgacgtcggtGAGTGTCAGCCAGGACTCTCGGCATTTACTCGTCAACAGGCAAGACTGCGAAGCACAGCTCATCGACCTGGTGTCGAGGAACTCTGTTCAGAAGTTCCTGGGCCACACAGGAGGCCACTTTCTCATTAGGAGTGCATTCGGAGGCGCCAACGAGAGCTtcgtcgtcagcggcagcgaAGACGGAAACATTCTGATTTGGCACAAGACCACGGGTGCAGCCGTCGAGAGGCTGCCCGGGCACCTGCCGCGCTGCAACGCGGTGGCATGGAACCCGGCAGACCCGTGCATGCTCGCATCGTGCGGAGATGACGGCACCGTCAAGAT CTGGACCAGCAAGACTAGAGCTTTCGAGCTCCGATCACGGCATCCGAAGTCGTCTAACGGGTGGCGAGGCTCGGTGGACGATATCTAG